The following proteins are encoded in a genomic region of Nymphalis io chromosome 8, ilAglIoxx1.1, whole genome shotgun sequence:
- the LOC126769984 gene encoding BMP-binding endothelial regulator protein: MPGPRTTHAVACLLLLAMFSDYIVADGSIHGVIKGQRAPCSNEGETVRLQDERLEQDWSSCFRCMCKNGFVECRKGAKECGIMKDCAVEMPREGCCARCKGCWYNGTEYASHTEWNEDGRLFRCEAGVVTMSRPECYAPCDNPKHQRHTHYNCPVCEECVINGQRVWEGRDVRIPEEPCLSCRCMRGTLSCIKRACPVLPCIISQQFTPPGECCPKCTHPTADKILPVSGLSLPKPCVIGKEYHDHSILFRVDPCTDCTCMNGTAICTRQTCPVLTCGARALPPLPGKCCPECPEIEEAQTACVIAGKTYQDGEIWQLDACKSCECHGGEPRCAMERCPTLSCPPDQTLRQLPGQCCPKCVDIDGICTVFGDPHYKTFDGKFYSFQGSCKYQLVSDCKNHTFSIRISNDARNTSHSSWTRTATLRIGSTKVNMGKKMRIKVNGQRISLPYKIKGVAEISRSNGSVILKSEIGVQMLWDGDGFLEVTVSSSYKGKLCGLCGNFNSVARDDMRTRDGRLLNDTWRFGASWRVGGHRACTRRLERPSGISRCRKSKLTKVQRLCRAFEANEAFSKCIVKVNPQNYAEACLLDACSCSGFGCHCAAYRAYARECTRVGAEPQDWMRAAWCEGISPPWLSRGRMGVGRSVKHRKNDLLTLGPIPKRNNSRSRPPPPILH; the protein is encoded by the exons aACGGTTTTGTGGAGTGTCGGAAAGGTGCAAAGGAGTGCGGGATAATGAAAGACTGCGCGGTCGAGATGCCACGTGAAGGTTGCTGTGCACGATGTAAAGGGTGTTGGTATAATGGCACAGAGTATGCCTCTCACACTGAGTGGAATGAAGATGGAAGGCTGTTCCGCTGCGAAGCCGGCGTGGTTACTATGTCGCGACCCGAGTGCTACGCTCCTTGTGACAATCCTAAGCATCAGAGACATACGCACTATAATTGTCCAGTTTGTGAAG AATGTGTCATAAATGGACAACGCGTGTGGGAAGGCCGAGATGTCCGTATACCAGAAGAGCCCTGTTTGTCGTGTCGCTGTATGCGGGGGACATTGTCCTGCATTAAGCGAGCCTGCCCTGTTCTACCCTGTATCATCTCGCAACAGTTCACACCACCTGGGGAATGCTGCCCCAAATGCACCCACCCCACTGCGGATAAAATTCTTCCAG TTTCAGGACTTTCGCTACCGAAACCATGCGTAATTGGCAAGGAATATCACGATCATTCGATCTTATTTCGAGTGGATCCCTGTACAGATTGCACTTGCATGAATGGCACAGCTATATGCACGCGCCAAACGTGTCCAGTGCTGACTTGTGGAGCTCGCGCACTGCCGCCTCTTCCTGGTAAATGCTGCCCAGAGTGCCCGGAAATAGAAGAAGCACAGACAGCCTGTGTTATCGCCGGAAAAACTTATCAG GATGGAGAGATATGGCAGTTAGATGCGTGTAAGTCTTGTGAGTGCCACGGAGGAGAACCACGATGCGCTATGGAACGATGCCCTACCTTAAGCTGTCCGCCCGATCAGACACTACGACAGTTACCTGGGCAGTGTTGCCCTAAATGTGTAGACATTGACGGAATATGCACTGTCTTCGGTGATCCTCATTACAAAACATTTGATGGAAAATTTTACAGCTTTCAGGGTTCTTGTAAATACCAATTAGTTTCCGACTGTAAAAATCACACTTTCTCTATAAGAATATCGAATGATGCTAGGAACACTTCACATTCGTCTTGGACGCGTACTGCAACACTGCGCATTGGATCCACCAAGGTCAACATGGGAAAGAAAATGCGCATAAAAGTAAACGGACAAAGGATAAGTCTTCCTTACAAAATTAAAGGAGTTGCTGAAATAAGTCGAAGTAATGgatctgttattttaaaatctgaaATAGGGGTACAAATGTTATGGGACGGTGACGGATTTTTAGAAGTGACTGTATCTAGCTCATATAAAGGAAAGTTATGCGGATTATGTGGTAACTTTAATTCGGTCGCTAGAGATGACATGAGGACGCGTGACGGAAGACTTTTAAATGATACttggaggtttggagcttcgtGGCGGGTAGGTGGGCACCGTGCTTGCACTAGACGTCTAGAACGACCGAGCGGGATCTCACGATGTCGTAAGTCGAAGTTGACAAAAGTACAACGACTGTGCCGTGCATTTGAAGCTAATGAGGCATTTTCAAAATGTATTGTTAAAGTTAACCCTCAAAATTATGCGGAAGCATGCCTTCTGGATGCATGTAGCTGTTCGGGTTTTGGATGTCATTGTGCGGCATATAGAGCGTATGCAAGAGAATGTACTCGTGTTGGTGCAGAACCTCAAGATTGGATGCGTGCCGCTTGGTGTGAGGGCATTTCGCCGCCTTGGCTAAGTCGCGGTCGGATGGGTGTCGGTCGCTCAGTCAAACACAGGAAGAACGACTTATTAACTTTGGGTCCAATACCTAAACGAAATAACAGTCGTTCTCGGCCTCCACCTCCAATTCTACATTAA
- the LOC126770108 gene encoding troponin C, isoallergen Bla g 6.0301-like isoform X2, whose protein sequence is MSALNVEVLRKAFDGFDHNRSGSIPCDFVADILRMMGQPFNKKILEELIEEVDADKSGRLEFPEFVTLAAKFIVEEDAEAMQKELREAFRLYDKEGNGYIPTSSLREILRELDEQLTDDELDGLIQEIDTDGSGTVDFDEFMEMMTGE, encoded by the exons ATGAGTGCACTCAACGTTGAGG TCCTTCGCAAAGCGTTTGATGGCTTCGACCACAACCGCTCGGGCAGTATTCCATGTGACTTCGTAGCTGATATCCTTCGAATGATGGGTCAGCCCTTCAACAAGAAGATCCTGGAAGAGCTCATCGAGGAAGTTGACGCTGACA AGTCTGGTCGTTTGGAATTCCCTGAATTCGTAACCCTCGCTGCCAAGTTCATCGTCGAAGAAGACGCTGAAGCTATGCAAAAGGAACTTAGGGAAGCTTTCAGATTATATGACAAGGAAG GCAACGGTTACATTCCCACATCGAGCTTGCGTGAAATCCTCCGTGAATTGGACGAGCAGCTGACGGACGATGAACTCGACGGCCTCATCCAAGAAATCGACACGGACGGCAGCGGCACTGTTGACTTCGATG AGTTTATGGAGATGATGACTGGGGAATAA
- the LOC126770108 gene encoding troponin C, isoallergen Bla g 6.0301-like isoform X1, with translation MVLDTEDWADELPPEQIAVLRKAFDGFDHNRSGSIPCDFVADILRMMGQPFNKKILEELIEEVDADKSGRLEFPEFVTLAAKFIVEEDAEAMQKELREAFRLYDKEGNGYIPTSSLREILRELDEQLTDDELDGLIQEIDTDGSGTVDFDEFMEMMTGE, from the exons ATGGTTCTGGACACAGAAGACTGG GCTGATGAGCTCCCGCCGGAACAAATTGCCG TCCTTCGCAAAGCGTTTGATGGCTTCGACCACAACCGCTCGGGCAGTATTCCATGTGACTTCGTAGCTGATATCCTTCGAATGATGGGTCAGCCCTTCAACAAGAAGATCCTGGAAGAGCTCATCGAGGAAGTTGACGCTGACA AGTCTGGTCGTTTGGAATTCCCTGAATTCGTAACCCTCGCTGCCAAGTTCATCGTCGAAGAAGACGCTGAAGCTATGCAAAAGGAACTTAGGGAAGCTTTCAGATTATATGACAAGGAAG GCAACGGTTACATTCCCACATCGAGCTTGCGTGAAATCCTCCGTGAATTGGACGAGCAGCTGACGGACGATGAACTCGACGGCCTCATCCAAGAAATCGACACGGACGGCAGCGGCACTGTTGACTTCGATG AGTTTATGGAGATGATGACTGGGGAATAA